A stretch of Shewanella dokdonensis DNA encodes these proteins:
- a CDS encoding tetrathionate reductase subunit A, translated as MDKSKRRFIKGAAITGGAGLFVAGYSHTLGQLGKGITTGSSGTVTDSAIHGNSLAPELQIDLKTGTMTANAEQRLANSMCLGCWTRCGVRTRIDNKTDKILRITGNPYHPLSARDHLDFDTSIKDSLLHTSAYQEQGLDGRSTACARGNAMLELLDSPHRVTHCLKRVGPRGSGKWQTIAFEQLLHEVVEGGNLFGEGHVDGLRAIRDIKTPLDADNPEYGPKANQLLVTNASDEGRDVFIKRFTFNSFGTRNFANHGSYCGFTYRAGAGALLDDLKKYSHLKPDWDKAEFLLFIGTSPAQSGNPFKRQARQLAHDRTERNFSYAVVSPMLPNSSSLAAAPDNVWLPIRPATDASLAMAMLRWIIDNKRYAAAFLSAPNAKAAAAAGYRGFSNATFLIHSDQQDPRYGQYLHASELGLPFSGEAFGKEDPILVLDNDSGKPVEAGKGNQARLEVNEIISNGTIRIRCQSSFSLLAASARSQTIEQYSAECDIPVADIIALAGKFTSHGTKAAVITHGGTMSTNGFYSAWAIMMLNAMIGNINQPGGALAKGGAYPAFGNGPRYNLAEFDGMVQPKGVFLSRSKFPYEKSSEFKRKKAAGESPYPAKEPWFPISSPLLSEHLTAAVAGYPYHLKAWINHMGNPLYGQAGLVTAIGEQLKDPKVLPLLVSIDSFINETSALSDYIVPDTLTYESWGWTSAWHGTMTKVSTGRWPVVTPRVEHTTDGDPVCMESFLTNVALKLGLPGFGEHTVQAADGSLHPLTHAADYSVYGAANVAWAGEPVPDIDDEDRRWSGVERIIPELKARLQPEEVAKTAYLFARGGRFEPMAKARDADGNPTHVWPKPLMLWNPEVGSRRNSQNGEFLSGCPRSYGPRLANGQALREAFSHEQWPLLLSSYKSHVQSAMSIGSDRLRQVHPNNPVRINKTTAERLGIHTGDTVRISTPNGSVIALVECVAGVHPECIAIEHGFGHKELGARDTVIDGKLIAANPLIQVGVNLNDLSILDPSRHGRYPLVDWASGSAARQGLPANIEKITI; from the coding sequence ATGGACAAGAGCAAACGCAGATTTATTAAAGGTGCGGCCATCACTGGCGGCGCCGGTTTATTTGTCGCCGGTTACAGCCATACGCTAGGGCAACTGGGCAAAGGTATTACTACCGGCAGCTCAGGCACAGTCACTGACTCGGCGATTCACGGTAATTCGTTAGCGCCTGAACTACAAATCGACCTGAAAACCGGCACCATGACCGCCAACGCCGAACAACGCTTGGCGAACTCTATGTGCCTTGGCTGCTGGACTCGCTGCGGCGTACGTACCCGCATTGACAATAAAACAGACAAGATCCTGCGCATTACCGGAAATCCTTACCATCCACTGTCCGCCAGAGACCATCTGGATTTTGACACCTCCATCAAAGACTCGCTGTTACATACCAGCGCCTATCAGGAGCAAGGGCTGGATGGCCGCTCTACCGCCTGTGCCCGCGGTAATGCCATGCTAGAACTGCTGGACAGCCCGCATCGGGTCACCCACTGTTTAAAACGTGTTGGCCCTCGTGGCAGTGGCAAGTGGCAAACCATTGCATTTGAACAACTGCTGCACGAAGTGGTGGAAGGCGGCAATCTGTTTGGCGAAGGCCACGTAGATGGCCTGCGGGCCATTCGTGACATCAAAACACCGCTGGATGCAGATAACCCAGAATATGGACCAAAGGCGAATCAGCTGTTAGTCACCAATGCCTCAGATGAAGGCCGCGATGTCTTTATCAAACGCTTCACCTTTAACAGTTTTGGTACCCGCAACTTTGCCAACCACGGCTCCTACTGTGGTTTTACCTATCGAGCGGGAGCCGGTGCTTTACTGGACGATCTGAAGAAATATTCCCATCTGAAACCTGACTGGGATAAAGCCGAGTTTTTACTGTTTATTGGTACTTCTCCGGCGCAATCTGGCAACCCCTTTAAACGGCAAGCTAGGCAACTGGCACACGACCGCACCGAGCGTAACTTCAGCTATGCGGTGGTATCGCCAATGCTGCCTAACAGCTCCAGCCTAGCTGCGGCACCGGATAACGTTTGGCTGCCCATTCGCCCTGCCACTGATGCCTCGCTAGCCATGGCGATGCTGCGCTGGATTATCGATAATAAGCGTTATGCGGCGGCCTTCCTTAGCGCACCTAATGCCAAAGCCGCTGCGGCGGCAGGCTACCGAGGCTTCAGCAATGCAACCTTCTTGATCCATAGCGATCAACAGGATCCGCGTTATGGCCAATATCTGCACGCCAGCGAACTCGGCTTACCCTTTAGCGGCGAAGCTTTCGGCAAAGAAGACCCAATACTGGTGCTGGATAATGACAGCGGCAAACCGGTGGAGGCAGGTAAAGGCAATCAGGCACGGCTAGAAGTGAATGAAATCATCAGCAACGGTACCATCAGAATCCGTTGCCAGAGCAGTTTCAGCCTGTTGGCAGCATCAGCCCGCAGCCAGACCATTGAGCAATACAGCGCCGAATGTGACATTCCGGTTGCTGACATTATTGCCTTAGCTGGCAAATTCACCAGTCATGGCACCAAAGCCGCAGTAATTACTCACGGCGGCACCATGAGCACTAACGGCTTTTACAGCGCTTGGGCGATCATGATGCTGAATGCCATGATAGGTAACATCAACCAGCCAGGCGGCGCGCTGGCCAAAGGCGGTGCCTATCCAGCTTTCGGCAACGGCCCACGTTACAATCTGGCGGAGTTTGACGGTATGGTACAACCTAAAGGGGTGTTTCTGTCCCGCTCAAAATTTCCTTATGAGAAAAGCTCTGAGTTCAAACGCAAAAAGGCCGCAGGTGAGTCACCTTACCCCGCGAAGGAGCCCTGGTTTCCGATCTCTTCGCCGCTACTCAGTGAACATCTGACCGCCGCCGTGGCAGGATATCCTTATCACCTGAAAGCCTGGATTAACCACATGGGTAATCCGCTATATGGACAGGCCGGATTAGTCACCGCCATTGGTGAGCAATTGAAAGATCCCAAAGTGCTGCCACTGTTGGTCAGCATTGACAGTTTCATCAACGAAACCTCAGCACTTTCTGACTATATAGTGCCCGATACGCTGACCTATGAATCCTGGGGCTGGACGTCTGCCTGGCATGGTACCATGACCAAAGTATCAACTGGGCGCTGGCCGGTAGTCACCCCCAGAGTAGAACACACCACCGATGGCGATCCTGTGTGTATGGAAAGCTTTCTCACCAACGTTGCCCTCAAATTGGGGTTGCCTGGGTTCGGTGAGCATACGGTACAGGCCGCTGATGGCTCGCTGCACCCATTGACTCACGCTGCCGACTACTCAGTTTACGGTGCTGCAAATGTGGCTTGGGCCGGTGAACCCGTACCCGATATTGATGACGAAGATCGGCGCTGGTCTGGAGTTGAGCGCATCATCCCCGAGCTCAAAGCACGGTTGCAACCCGAAGAAGTTGCCAAAACCGCCTATTTGTTTGCCCGTGGCGGTCGCTTTGAACCTATGGCAAAAGCACGCGATGCCGATGGCAACCCAACCCATGTCTGGCCCAAACCATTGATGTTATGGAATCCCGAAGTTGGCAGTCGTCGTAATAGTCAGAACGGTGAATTTCTCAGTGGTTGCCCACGCAGTTACGGGCCGCGACTGGCCAATGGTCAAGCCTTGCGTGAAGCCTTTAGTCACGAGCAATGGCCCTTGTTGCTGTCCAGCTACAAATCCCATGTGCAGAGCGCTATGAGTATCGGCTCTGATCGGTTACGGCAGGTGCATCCCAACAACCCGGTGCGAATTAACAAAACCACCGCTGAACGGCTTGGTATCCACACTGGCGATACCGTGCGTATCAGCACCCCTAACGGTAGTGTTATCGCGCTGGTAGAGTGTGTCGCTGGTGTGCATCCAGAATGTATTGCGATAGAACATGGTTTTGGGCATAAGGAGTTAGGCGCCCGAGATACCGTCATTGATGGCAAACTGATTGCGGCAAATCCGCTGATTCAGGTTGGCGTTAATCTGAATGACCTATCGATTCTGGACCCTAGCCGTCACGGCCGCTATCCACTCGTAGACTGGGCCAGTGGTTCTGCCGCACGTCAGGGATTACCCGCCAACATCGAAAAAATTACGATATAA
- the nrfD gene encoding NrfD/PsrC family molybdoenzyme membrane anchor subunit → MGRAVFFLIGLAYTSVWIAAIAVLWPGQRQQRLLTLCGSLIFSAAIVAPVALLADLHQPLRAWHFYMQLRPDSWMWFGAWLLPLFMGSGLLFGYLLLRPSLPTTADDRWSQIGCWLRFGRWSEKPLLKPVAVLAFLSACSIALYTGMETMAVQARPLWHSNWLPLLFAASALLAGSGMLVWLNFLFKGHNTNTDRYLLLWLRAAFTLFGLLLIGWALAGGKSAAEARMLLSHSPTWQLAAIWVLSTLAVLALLLASRRQPHWLLLLAGFAAVHLAWGLRWLVLIQAQTDPKYGAGTYFYQLPWGPEGLLGILGTFGLWLALITLISELVRQTSVTQEGAV, encoded by the coding sequence GTGGGCCGTGCAGTATTTTTTCTGATTGGGTTGGCCTACACCTCGGTATGGATTGCCGCCATTGCGGTGCTGTGGCCGGGGCAACGGCAACAACGCTTGTTAACGCTATGCGGCAGTCTGATTTTCAGTGCCGCGATTGTTGCGCCAGTGGCACTACTGGCTGATCTGCATCAGCCGCTGCGTGCTTGGCATTTCTACATGCAACTGCGCCCCGATTCCTGGATGTGGTTTGGCGCCTGGCTGTTACCGCTGTTTATGGGCTCAGGTTTATTGTTTGGCTATCTGTTGCTGCGGCCGTCACTGCCGACCACCGCCGATGACCGTTGGAGCCAGATTGGCTGTTGGTTGCGCTTTGGCCGTTGGTCAGAAAAACCCTTGTTAAAACCAGTAGCGGTATTGGCCTTTCTCAGCGCTTGCAGCATTGCCTTGTATACCGGCATGGAAACCATGGCGGTGCAGGCTCGACCACTGTGGCACAGTAACTGGTTGCCGCTACTGTTTGCTGCTAGTGCGTTGTTGGCTGGCAGCGGCATGCTGGTGTGGCTCAATTTTCTGTTTAAAGGCCATAACACCAATACCGATCGCTATTTGCTGTTGTGGTTGCGTGCCGCCTTTACCCTGTTTGGCCTATTACTTATCGGCTGGGCGCTGGCGGGCGGCAAAAGTGCCGCTGAAGCACGAATGCTGTTAAGCCACAGCCCGACTTGGCAACTGGCCGCAATCTGGGTCTTGAGCACGTTAGCGGTGCTGGCGCTATTGCTGGCTAGCCGTCGCCAACCACACTGGTTATTGCTGCTCGCAGGTTTTGCTGCCGTGCACCTCGCTTGGGGATTGCGCTGGCTGGTACTGATCCAAGCGCAGACCGACCCTAAATATGGCGCAGGTACCTATTTCTATCAGTTACCTTGGGGCCCCGAAGGCTTGCTGGGCATTCTTGGCACCTTCGGCCTGTGGCTAGCATTAATCACCCTGATTTCTGAGTTAGTACGTCAAACCTCGGTGACTCAGGAAGGAGCAGTATAA
- the dsrO gene encoding sulfate reduction electron transfer complex DsrMKJOP subunit DsrO: MDTSKRRLLGQIAAITAGAVFIPLAEASGDDTPTKGKRYGMLIDLRRCVGCQACTVACTIENQPPLGQFRTTVNQYEVTEGDNSAFMMLPRLCNHCENPPCIPVCPTGATFQRQDGIVVVNNDWCVGCGYCVQACPYDARFLNHETNTADKCTFCAHRLDAGLLPACVETCVGEARIIGDLNDPDSRISQLLTQHRDDIKVLRPSMGTQPRVFYLGMNQAFAERIRGEAPVRTLMTDTGKELRHGH; encoded by the coding sequence ATGGATACTTCAAAACGCCGGTTACTGGGGCAGATTGCCGCCATTACCGCCGGTGCGGTGTTTATCCCATTGGCTGAGGCCAGTGGTGACGACACACCGACCAAAGGCAAGCGCTATGGGATGTTGATTGACCTGCGCCGCTGTGTGGGTTGTCAGGCTTGTACCGTCGCCTGCACTATTGAAAATCAACCACCGCTAGGCCAGTTTCGTACCACAGTGAATCAATATGAAGTAACTGAAGGTGACAACAGCGCCTTTATGATGCTGCCGCGCTTATGTAATCACTGCGAAAATCCGCCCTGCATTCCGGTCTGCCCCACGGGTGCCACCTTTCAGCGTCAAGACGGCATAGTAGTAGTCAACAACGACTGGTGTGTTGGCTGTGGCTATTGCGTACAAGCCTGCCCTTATGATGCGCGTTTTCTCAATCATGAAACTAACACCGCCGATAAATGTACCTTCTGCGCCCACCGTCTGGATGCCGGATTACTGCCTGCTTGCGTTGAAACCTGTGTCGGCGAAGCCAGAATCATCGGTGATCTTAACGATCCTGACAGCCGCATCAGCCAACTGCTGACACAACACCGCGATGATATCAAAGTACTGCGGCCCTCCATGGGCACCCAGCCCCGGGTGTTTTACCTTGGCATGAACCAAGCGTTTGCCGAACGTATCCGCGGTGAAGCACCAGTGCGGACGCTAATGACCGACACTGGCAAGGAGTTGCGTCATGGACATTAA
- a CDS encoding sensor histidine kinase, translated as MLLVPLLSVNASVTADTLPVDETQYALVDVGVLAIRGYRDSINRWQPTMQWLEQQIPGTYFRLHPMTLDELSDAVAAQDLDFVITNPGQSVLLARQYSLSWLATLKSRLNGGQPMQVGSALVVRRDSPIQAFADLKDKRLAIVSPHAFGGYLTLVYAAWKQQIDLPNTVAQLLPIGFPLDNLLYALRDGKADAAVVPVCQLEQMAAEHLLNADNYRIVEDHTPAGFGCKVSTALYPNWSLAKTSRAGQKLAKQVTQALLALPEQSAAATAADSLGWTTAVSQLTIDRLYKDLDMHPLQAPWWQRAMVWLKEHSQWGWSILLLLISLNAYHFWLEYRFNRRGHQLARAQRKLSENLVLLEHAQRAAVAGELGASLAHELNQPLAAIGNYCHGASVRLQQGQLEKLPQALQQIDAEVGRARAIIQRLRGLLKKQPAAKQQQLLRPLVLDTVELLQFELDKQQIQLQWQLLGREQRQWLEPVAIQQLLVNLLKNAIDALAECPQTDKRIEVLLDYCQPQQVMVQIQDNGPGLSRDASELMQAFTSTKRQGLGLGLVICREIVESHGGKLSMNNADSGGCLVQLTLSLKEQADG; from the coding sequence ATGTTGCTAGTGCCATTACTGTCGGTAAACGCGTCGGTAACAGCCGATACGCTGCCGGTGGATGAAACCCAATACGCACTGGTGGATGTTGGTGTGCTGGCTATTCGCGGTTACCGCGATAGTATCAACCGCTGGCAACCGACCATGCAGTGGCTGGAGCAGCAGATCCCTGGCACTTACTTCCGTTTGCATCCGATGACGCTAGATGAACTGTCTGATGCGGTCGCCGCGCAGGATCTGGATTTTGTGATCACCAATCCTGGACAGTCGGTATTGCTGGCGCGGCAGTATTCACTGAGCTGGCTGGCGACATTGAAGAGTCGCCTCAACGGCGGTCAGCCGATGCAGGTGGGGTCAGCGCTGGTGGTGCGGCGCGATTCGCCGATCCAAGCATTTGCGGATTTAAAAGATAAACGTTTAGCTATTGTCTCCCCACATGCCTTTGGTGGCTATCTGACTTTGGTGTATGCGGCTTGGAAACAGCAGATTGATCTGCCTAATACGGTCGCGCAGTTGCTGCCAATAGGATTCCCGTTGGACAATCTGTTGTACGCCTTGCGCGATGGTAAAGCCGATGCCGCTGTGGTGCCTGTGTGTCAGCTAGAACAGATGGCTGCTGAGCATTTACTTAATGCCGATAATTACCGAATAGTGGAAGACCACACTCCCGCGGGTTTTGGCTGCAAGGTTTCCACTGCACTGTATCCTAACTGGTCATTGGCCAAGACCAGTCGTGCCGGGCAGAAGCTGGCAAAACAGGTAACGCAAGCATTGCTAGCTTTGCCGGAACAGAGTGCGGCGGCTACTGCGGCGGATTCACTCGGCTGGACCACCGCCGTGAGCCAACTGACCATAGATCGATTGTATAAAGATCTCGACATGCATCCATTGCAGGCTCCTTGGTGGCAACGGGCGATGGTGTGGCTTAAAGAACACAGCCAGTGGGGTTGGAGTATTCTGCTACTGCTAATTTCGCTTAATGCTTACCATTTCTGGCTGGAATATCGCTTCAACCGCCGCGGTCATCAATTGGCGCGGGCACAACGTAAACTCAGTGAAAATCTGGTACTGCTGGAACACGCTCAGCGCGCAGCGGTTGCCGGTGAATTAGGCGCCAGTCTGGCCCATGAACTGAATCAACCGCTGGCGGCCATTGGTAATTATTGCCACGGTGCCAGTGTGCGTTTGCAACAAGGACAACTGGAAAAGTTGCCGCAAGCATTACAGCAGATAGATGCTGAAGTTGGGCGCGCTCGGGCGATTATTCAACGATTGCGCGGTCTATTGAAAAAACAGCCCGCCGCGAAACAGCAGCAGTTATTGCGACCGTTGGTGCTGGATACGGTCGAACTGTTGCAATTCGAACTGGATAAACAGCAGATCCAGTTGCAGTGGCAGTTGCTGGGTCGAGAACAGCGGCAATGGCTGGAACCTGTCGCCATCCAACAACTGCTAGTTAATCTGCTGAAAAATGCCATTGATGCGCTGGCAGAATGTCCACAGACAGATAAACGTATTGAGGTGTTGCTGGATTACTGCCAGCCGCAGCAGGTCATGGTGCAGATCCAGGATAATGGCCCTGGGCTAAGCCGTGATGCCAGTGAACTGATGCAGGCATTTACCAGCACCAAACGCCAAGGGTTGGGGTTAGGATTGGTGATTTGCCGCGAAATTGTGGAAAGCCACGGCGGTAAGCTGTCGATGAATAATGCCGATTCAGGTGGTTGCCTGGTACAGCTGACTCTGTCTTTAAAGGAACAAGCGGATGGTTGA
- a CDS encoding ATP-binding protein, giving the protein MLGLTLKCLKVTSVTNDGTYSVVLNFSKGLNILRAENSSGKSTCINSIAYAMGLDAVLGPGRRKPFPRSMHQFLEASKEDPTPHIVKRSFVELEVENKNGRWAKFKRDVEGNAEKVTVYDNSNNVSDFFLGSAGSVGSAKSEKGFHYWLERFIGWTMPTLVTHDGKPTRLYLECIFPLFLLSKREDGQKYRPIPQLTME; this is encoded by the coding sequence ATGCTTGGACTTACATTAAAATGTTTGAAGGTAACCTCTGTAACAAATGATGGTACATATTCTGTAGTATTAAATTTTAGTAAAGGTTTAAATATTTTACGGGCAGAAAACTCGTCAGGTAAGTCCACATGTATTAACTCAATAGCCTATGCAATGGGCTTAGATGCTGTTTTAGGACCCGGTAGAAGAAAGCCTTTTCCTAGATCGATGCACCAATTTTTGGAAGCATCTAAAGAAGATCCAACTCCTCATATTGTTAAACGATCCTTTGTCGAACTAGAGGTTGAAAATAAAAATGGCAGATGGGCTAAGTTTAAAAGAGATGTAGAGGGTAATGCAGAGAAGGTTACTGTCTATGATAATAGTAATAACGTCAGTGATTTTTTCTTGGGAAGTGCGGGCTCTGTTGGTTCTGCAAAGAGCGAGAAAGGATTCCACTATTGGCTAGAGAGATTTATCGGTTGGACGATGCCTACCTTAGTTACTCACGATGGTAAACCTACTAGACTCTATTTAGAATGTATTTTCCCACTTTTTTTATTGAGCAAAAGAGAGGATGGTCAGAAATACAGGCCAATACCCCAACTTACTATGGAATAA
- a CDS encoding DUF2971 domain-containing protein, with amino-acid sequence MLTNKQLTLLDPATWDDRNDSYYLKLYTKRKSLECTLALCLTEKNETYHHWSVFTSRENGVCIVFDRKKLEAHLDTQKNIMHGPVKYMMLSTVRKYGVGIEDLPFMKRFAFSDESEYRIIHPSCRDIGCKHIQIPMDIIRKVSVNPWAPDAFFKVIKDTIKNISGCEKVKVGKSSLIDNKEWRRIGDKIA; translated from the coding sequence ATGTTAACAAACAAGCAACTTACATTACTAGATCCAGCGACTTGGGATGATAGAAATGATTCCTATTATCTTAAGCTCTATACAAAAAGGAAATCCCTGGAATGCACGTTAGCATTGTGTCTAACTGAGAAAAATGAAACTTATCACCATTGGAGTGTCTTTACATCTAGGGAAAATGGTGTCTGCATTGTCTTTGACAGAAAGAAATTAGAAGCTCATTTGGACACGCAAAAAAATATCATGCATGGTCCCGTTAAGTATATGATGCTATCTACAGTGCGAAAATATGGCGTAGGGATAGAAGATTTGCCATTTATGAAAAGATTCGCATTTAGTGATGAGTCTGAGTACAGGATTATTCATCCATCGTGTAGGGATATCGGTTGCAAACATATACAAATACCGATGGATATCATTAGAAAGGTGTCGGTTAATCCATGGGCACCAGATGCTTTCTTCAAAGTCATAAAGGATACCATCAAAAATATTAGTGGTTGTGAGAAGGTTAAAGTCGGAAAGTCCTCACTAATTGATAATAAAGAGTGGCGGCGCATTGGAGATAAAATTGCTTAA